The Papaver somniferum cultivar HN1 chromosome 3, ASM357369v1, whole genome shotgun sequence genome includes a region encoding these proteins:
- the LOC113358454 gene encoding dihydrolipoyllysine-residue acetyltransferase component 2 of pyruvate dehydrogenase complex, mitochondrial-like isoform X1 has protein sequence MTNAACVVRHSRKLRNVQNILRDKPAILARRFSKEAFSSNNTGDDILKIQHGNFHGKKDGRFLGGNPHILNSSAKVLSIFTISRTTKSSSTTGSVFSTPFLGSKVSFRRGFSTSAGLPPHQELGMPSLSPTMTEGNIARWLKKGDKLTPGEVLCVVETYKATVEMECMEEGYLAKIVHGDGAKDIKVGEAIAITVEDEDDIAKFKDFKSSSPESTDEAKNPEPTPPKKEVAEPVSPPKRMDSKVEKARFSQSGDRVFSSPLARKLAEDNNIPLASIKGTGPDGSIIKADIEDYLASGKKGTSAPASKAQGEPAMTTLDYTDLPVSQIRKITASRLLLSKQSIPHYYLTVDTCVDKLMDLRGQLNSLQESSGGKRISINDLVIKACALALCRVPQCNSSWTNDYIRQYHNVNINVAVQTENGLFVPVVRDADKKGLSAISEEVKHLATKAKENSLKPEDYEGGTFTVSNLGGPFGVKQFCAIIYPPQSGILAVGSAEKRVVPGTGVDQYKFASYMAVTLSCDHRVIDGAVGAEWLKAFKGYIENPESMLL, from the exons ATGACAAACGCCGCTTGTGTCGTACGTCACTCTAGGAAG CTAAGAAATGTTCAGAACATACTTAGAGATAAGCCGGCTATTCTGGCCCGTAGGTTCTCCAAAGAGGCATTTTCGTCTAACAATACAGGAGATG ATATCTTAAAGATCCAACATGGAAATTTTCATGGAAAGAAAGATGGCAGATTTCTTGGAGGCAATCCACATATTCTTAATTCGTCGGCGAAAGTTCTTAGCATCTTCACG ATATCAAGAACTACAAAAAGCAGTTCCACAACTGGCTCAGTATTCTCCACTCCTTTTCTAGG GTCGAAGGTGTCCTTCAGACGAGGTTTTTCAACTTCAG CAGGGCTTCCTCCACATCAAGAACTTGGAATGCCTTCTCTTTCTCCTACAATGACAGAG GGAAACATTGCACGATGGTTGAAAAAAGGAGATAAACTTACCCCTGGAGAAGTATTGTGTGTAGTTGAAACC TATAAAGCAACAGTTGAGATGGAGTGCATGGAGGAAGGGTATCTTGCTAAAATCGTCCATGGTGATGGAGCAAAAGACATTAAAGTTGGCGAG GCGATTGCCATAACAGTGGAAGATGAGGATGATATTGCCAAGTTCAAAGATTTCAAGTCTTCATCGCCAGAATCTACAGATGAAGCGAAAAATCCTGAGCCTACTCCACCCAAAAAAGAGGTAGCTGAGCCTGTCAGTCCACCAAAGAGAATGGACTCAAAGGTTGAAAAAGCTCGTTTTTCTCAATCAGGAGATCGTGTTTTCTCCAGTCCTCTTGCACGGAAATTGGCAGAAGATAATAAT ATACCTCTTGCAAGCATCAAAGGAACCGGTCCTGATGGAAGCATTATAAAGGCTGATATCGAGGATTACTTGG CATCTGGTAAGAAGGGGACATCTGCACCAGCTTCCAAGGCTCAAGGGGAACCAGCAATGACTACATTAGATTACACTGATCTCCCAGTTTCTCAGATTAGAAAG ATAACGGCTTCACGTTTATTGCTCTCGAAACAATCAATTCCTCACTATTATTTGACAGTGGACACCTGCGTGGACAAGCTTATGGA TTTGAGGGGCCAATTGAATTCCTTACAAGAATCTTCTGGTGGAAAGCGTATCTCCATTAATGATCTTGTAATAAAG GCTTGTGCTTTAGCTCTTTGTAGAGTTCCTCAGTGTAACAGTTCATGGACAAACGATTACATCCGACA ATACCATAACGTGAACATCAATGTTGCCGTCCAGACAGAGAATGGACTGTTTGTTCCTGTTGTTAGG GATGCGGACAAGAAGGGTTTATCTGCAATTTCGGAAGAGGTCAAACATTTGGCTACAAAAGCTAAAGAAAACAGCTTGAAACCAGAAGATTATGAG GGAGGCACTTTTACTGTATCAAATTTGGGTGGTCCTTTTGGAGTCAAACAATTTTGTGCCATCATTTATCCTCCACAGTCTGGAATCCTCGCTGTTGGGTCAG CTGAGAAGAGAGTTGTACCTGGTACTGGAGTAGATCAATACAAGTTTGCTTCCTACATGGCAGTGACATTAAGCTGTGATCACCGTGTAATTGATG GCGCCGTTGGTGCAGAGTGGCTAAAAGCATTTAAAGGATATATCGAGAATCCTGAGTCAATGTTGCTCTAA
- the LOC113358454 gene encoding dihydrolipoyllysine-residue acetyltransferase component 2 of pyruvate dehydrogenase complex, mitochondrial-like isoform X2 has protein sequence MTNAACVVRHSRKLRNVQNILRDKPAILARRFSKEAFSSNNTGDDILKIQHGNFHGKKDGRFLGGNPHILNSSAKVLSIFTISRTTKSSSTTGSVFSTPFLGSKVSFRRGFSTSGLPPHQELGMPSLSPTMTEGNIARWLKKGDKLTPGEVLCVVETYKATVEMECMEEGYLAKIVHGDGAKDIKVGEAIAITVEDEDDIAKFKDFKSSSPESTDEAKNPEPTPPKKEVAEPVSPPKRMDSKVEKARFSQSGDRVFSSPLARKLAEDNNIPLASIKGTGPDGSIIKADIEDYLASGKKGTSAPASKAQGEPAMTTLDYTDLPVSQIRKITASRLLLSKQSIPHYYLTVDTCVDKLMDLRGQLNSLQESSGGKRISINDLVIKACALALCRVPQCNSSWTNDYIRQYHNVNINVAVQTENGLFVPVVRDADKKGLSAISEEVKHLATKAKENSLKPEDYEGGTFTVSNLGGPFGVKQFCAIIYPPQSGILAVGSAEKRVVPGTGVDQYKFASYMAVTLSCDHRVIDGAVGAEWLKAFKGYIENPESMLL, from the exons ATGACAAACGCCGCTTGTGTCGTACGTCACTCTAGGAAG CTAAGAAATGTTCAGAACATACTTAGAGATAAGCCGGCTATTCTGGCCCGTAGGTTCTCCAAAGAGGCATTTTCGTCTAACAATACAGGAGATG ATATCTTAAAGATCCAACATGGAAATTTTCATGGAAAGAAAGATGGCAGATTTCTTGGAGGCAATCCACATATTCTTAATTCGTCGGCGAAAGTTCTTAGCATCTTCACG ATATCAAGAACTACAAAAAGCAGTTCCACAACTGGCTCAGTATTCTCCACTCCTTTTCTAGG GTCGAAGGTGTCCTTCAGACGAGGTTTTTCAACTTCAG GGCTTCCTCCACATCAAGAACTTGGAATGCCTTCTCTTTCTCCTACAATGACAGAG GGAAACATTGCACGATGGTTGAAAAAAGGAGATAAACTTACCCCTGGAGAAGTATTGTGTGTAGTTGAAACC TATAAAGCAACAGTTGAGATGGAGTGCATGGAGGAAGGGTATCTTGCTAAAATCGTCCATGGTGATGGAGCAAAAGACATTAAAGTTGGCGAG GCGATTGCCATAACAGTGGAAGATGAGGATGATATTGCCAAGTTCAAAGATTTCAAGTCTTCATCGCCAGAATCTACAGATGAAGCGAAAAATCCTGAGCCTACTCCACCCAAAAAAGAGGTAGCTGAGCCTGTCAGTCCACCAAAGAGAATGGACTCAAAGGTTGAAAAAGCTCGTTTTTCTCAATCAGGAGATCGTGTTTTCTCCAGTCCTCTTGCACGGAAATTGGCAGAAGATAATAAT ATACCTCTTGCAAGCATCAAAGGAACCGGTCCTGATGGAAGCATTATAAAGGCTGATATCGAGGATTACTTGG CATCTGGTAAGAAGGGGACATCTGCACCAGCTTCCAAGGCTCAAGGGGAACCAGCAATGACTACATTAGATTACACTGATCTCCCAGTTTCTCAGATTAGAAAG ATAACGGCTTCACGTTTATTGCTCTCGAAACAATCAATTCCTCACTATTATTTGACAGTGGACACCTGCGTGGACAAGCTTATGGA TTTGAGGGGCCAATTGAATTCCTTACAAGAATCTTCTGGTGGAAAGCGTATCTCCATTAATGATCTTGTAATAAAG GCTTGTGCTTTAGCTCTTTGTAGAGTTCCTCAGTGTAACAGTTCATGGACAAACGATTACATCCGACA ATACCATAACGTGAACATCAATGTTGCCGTCCAGACAGAGAATGGACTGTTTGTTCCTGTTGTTAGG GATGCGGACAAGAAGGGTTTATCTGCAATTTCGGAAGAGGTCAAACATTTGGCTACAAAAGCTAAAGAAAACAGCTTGAAACCAGAAGATTATGAG GGAGGCACTTTTACTGTATCAAATTTGGGTGGTCCTTTTGGAGTCAAACAATTTTGTGCCATCATTTATCCTCCACAGTCTGGAATCCTCGCTGTTGGGTCAG CTGAGAAGAGAGTTGTACCTGGTACTGGAGTAGATCAATACAAGTTTGCTTCCTACATGGCAGTGACATTAAGCTGTGATCACCGTGTAATTGATG GCGCCGTTGGTGCAGAGTGGCTAAAAGCATTTAAAGGATATATCGAGAATCCTGAGTCAATGTTGCTCTAA
- the LOC113358454 gene encoding dihydrolipoyllysine-residue acetyltransferase component 2 of pyruvate dehydrogenase complex, mitochondrial-like isoform X3 has product MVAAGLPPHQELGMPSLSPTMTEGNIARWLKKGDKLTPGEVLCVVETYKATVEMECMEEGYLAKIVHGDGAKDIKVGEAIAITVEDEDDIAKFKDFKSSSPESTDEAKNPEPTPPKKEVAEPVSPPKRMDSKVEKARFSQSGDRVFSSPLARKLAEDNNIPLASIKGTGPDGSIIKADIEDYLASGKKGTSAPASKAQGEPAMTTLDYTDLPVSQIRKITASRLLLSKQSIPHYYLTVDTCVDKLMDLRGQLNSLQESSGGKRISINDLVIKACALALCRVPQCNSSWTNDYIRQYHNVNINVAVQTENGLFVPVVRDADKKGLSAISEEVKHLATKAKENSLKPEDYEGGTFTVSNLGGPFGVKQFCAIIYPPQSGILAVGSAEKRVVPGTGVDQYKFASYMAVTLSCDHRVIDGAVGAEWLKAFKGYIENPESMLL; this is encoded by the exons ATGGTTGCAGCAGGGCTTCCTCCACATCAAGAACTTGGAATGCCTTCTCTTTCTCCTACAATGACAGAG GGAAACATTGCACGATGGTTGAAAAAAGGAGATAAACTTACCCCTGGAGAAGTATTGTGTGTAGTTGAAACC TATAAAGCAACAGTTGAGATGGAGTGCATGGAGGAAGGGTATCTTGCTAAAATCGTCCATGGTGATGGAGCAAAAGACATTAAAGTTGGCGAG GCGATTGCCATAACAGTGGAAGATGAGGATGATATTGCCAAGTTCAAAGATTTCAAGTCTTCATCGCCAGAATCTACAGATGAAGCGAAAAATCCTGAGCCTACTCCACCCAAAAAAGAGGTAGCTGAGCCTGTCAGTCCACCAAAGAGAATGGACTCAAAGGTTGAAAAAGCTCGTTTTTCTCAATCAGGAGATCGTGTTTTCTCCAGTCCTCTTGCACGGAAATTGGCAGAAGATAATAAT ATACCTCTTGCAAGCATCAAAGGAACCGGTCCTGATGGAAGCATTATAAAGGCTGATATCGAGGATTACTTGG CATCTGGTAAGAAGGGGACATCTGCACCAGCTTCCAAGGCTCAAGGGGAACCAGCAATGACTACATTAGATTACACTGATCTCCCAGTTTCTCAGATTAGAAAG ATAACGGCTTCACGTTTATTGCTCTCGAAACAATCAATTCCTCACTATTATTTGACAGTGGACACCTGCGTGGACAAGCTTATGGA TTTGAGGGGCCAATTGAATTCCTTACAAGAATCTTCTGGTGGAAAGCGTATCTCCATTAATGATCTTGTAATAAAG GCTTGTGCTTTAGCTCTTTGTAGAGTTCCTCAGTGTAACAGTTCATGGACAAACGATTACATCCGACA ATACCATAACGTGAACATCAATGTTGCCGTCCAGACAGAGAATGGACTGTTTGTTCCTGTTGTTAGG GATGCGGACAAGAAGGGTTTATCTGCAATTTCGGAAGAGGTCAAACATTTGGCTACAAAAGCTAAAGAAAACAGCTTGAAACCAGAAGATTATGAG GGAGGCACTTTTACTGTATCAAATTTGGGTGGTCCTTTTGGAGTCAAACAATTTTGTGCCATCATTTATCCTCCACAGTCTGGAATCCTCGCTGTTGGGTCAG CTGAGAAGAGAGTTGTACCTGGTACTGGAGTAGATCAATACAAGTTTGCTTCCTACATGGCAGTGACATTAAGCTGTGATCACCGTGTAATTGATG GCGCCGTTGGTGCAGAGTGGCTAAAAGCATTTAAAGGATATATCGAGAATCCTGAGTCAATGTTGCTCTAA